In the genome of Micromonospora sp. Llam0, the window TGGTGGACGGCGCGCTACCGATGCGGTTCGCCCTCGCGGTGATCCCGTTGATCGCAGTCATCCTGACCCTCGCCGTCGACCGGGTGCTGCGGCTCGGCTGGCGGCCGGCCCGGCTGGCCGGCCCGGCCGTCGTCGCGGTGGCGCTGCTCCCGGTCGTGCCGGCCCCGCTGCCGGCGATGGACCGTGACCCGTTGCCGGAGTTCATCGTCGGCGGCCACTGGCGGAGCTGCGTACCAGCCGGCGGGGTGCTGGTGCCGGTGCCGCCCGCCACCCCGCCGCAGCCGTGGCCGATGGCCTGGGCCACCGCGACCACGGTCGCCTTCGGCATGCCGGAAGGGTTCTTCATCGGCCCGTACGCCCCAGGTGGCGACGCCTCGATGGGCACGTTCAAACTGCCGACGTCGAAGATCCTCGCCGAGGTGGCCCGGACCGGCGAGGTGCCGGAGATCACCGACGAGGAACGCGCCCGGGCCCGTCGTGACCTGACCCGCTGGGGCGCCGACTGCGTGGTGCTGGTGGACGACACCACGCACGCCGCCGAGCTGCGGCAGACCACCGAGGACCTGCTCGGGCCGGGCCAGCGGGTGGCCGACGCCTGGACCTGGCCGGTCAGCTGACCCGGGCCGGCGCGGCACCCGGCTGGTCGAGTTTCGGGGTCGCCCCGAGGAACTCCTCACGCGGGTCGTGCAGCTGCCCGAGCGCCACCACCTCACGCTTGAGCACCAGCGCGAGCGTCCAGTCGACGATCACCCGCACCTTACGGTTCAGCGACGGGATCCGGCTCATGTGGTACGTACGGTGCATGAACCAGGCCGGCAGCCCGGTCATCTTGATCCCGTACACCTGGGCGACGCCCTTGTGCAGGCCGAGGCTGGCCACACTGCCGGCGTGCTTGTGCCGGTACTCGACCGGCTGCTGCCCACGGACCACCGCCAGGATGTTGTCGGCCATCGTCCGGGCCTGGCGCACCGCGTGCTGGGCGCTCGGCGAACAGTACGCCCCGGGCGGGCCGGTCAGGTCCGGCACCGCGGCGCAGTCACCGGCGCTCCACGCGCCGTCGACCGTCCGGTCGCCGTCGACGACCTGCAGGGTCGGCCGGCAGCTGATCCGCCGCCGCTCGTCGCGGGGCAGATCGGTGGCGTCGAGCATCGGCGACGGCTTCACCCCGGCCGTCCAGACGATCGTGTCGGCCGGGAAGCTGTCGCCGTCGGAGAGCCGCACCAGCCCGTCGACGCAGGACTCCAGCCGGGTGTCCAACCGGATGTCCATCCCCCGCTTGACCAGCTGCTGCACCGTGTAGGCGCCCATGTCCCGGTCGACCTCGGGCAGCACCCGCTGGGTCGCCTCGACCAGCACCCAGCGCATGTCCGCCGGCTTCAGCTCGGGGTAGTAGCGCAGCGCATCCCGGGCCATGTCCTCCATCTCGGCCAGCGCCTCGATGCCGGCGTAACCGCCGCCGACGAAGACGAACGTCAACGCGGTCCGACGGACCTGTTCGTCGGCGGTGGCAGCCGCCACGTCGAGCCGTTCCAGGACGTGGTTGCGCAGGTAGATCGCCTCACCGATGGTCTTGAACCCGATACCGTGCTCCCGCAGGCCGGGGATCGGCAGGGTGCGCGACACCGAACCGGGGGCGACGATCACATGGTCGTAGCTGATCTCCCGGGGCGGCCCGACGATGGGTTGCACCTCGGCGACCTTGCGGGCGTGCTCGATCCGGGTCACCGCTCCGGCGATCACGTGGCAGCGGCGCAGCTCCCGGCGCAGCGGCACGACGGAGTGCCGGGGTGAGATGTTGCCGGCCGCCGCCTCCGGCAGGAATGGCTGGTAGGTCATGTGCGGCTGCGGGTCGACCACGATCACCTCGACCTCGCCCCGGCGCATCTTGCGGGACAGGCGCAGGGCGGCGTAGAGACCGACATGCCCGGCACCGACGACAAGGATCCGTTGCCTGTTCACGTACCCCATCTTCCTCCCGGTTGCCTCTTGACGCCGCCTCGAAAGCCAGATATGTGACCGAGCACGCCCGTGTGAGCCGCCGCACGCCGGCCGACCAGGCCGACCGCCGACCGCGCCGCCCCGGGGCGGTCAGCGGCGCCGGACGGTCAGCGGCGCCGGCCCAGGGTGGCGAGCAGGGCGACCGCGCCGACCGCCACCACCAGCCCGGCCAGCACCGCGAGTAGGAAAGGCTGACCGGCGGTCCGGCCGGCGGCGGTGATCAGCAGCACCACCAGCACCGCCGAGGCGAGCAGCACCACCGCCACCCGGGTCGACCAGCGCACCACGACCTCGGGGGCCAGCACCACGTCGTACGGCACGGCGGCGGCCAGCGCGGCGAGACTGTGGGTCAGATACAGCAGCGCGCCGACCGCCAACAGCCGCCACAGCTGCACCGGGGTCCCGTACCCGGTGGTGGCGAGCACCCAGCCGCCGATCCCGACCAGGATCGTCACCGTCGGCGCGTGCCCGCGCGGCGCCAACGCCGGCAGCAGCGCGACGGCGAGCAGCGCCGGGCCGGCCCGGCCGAGGAAGACTTCGGCCGGGTAGGCGAGCCCGAACGCGAGTAGCGCGGTGACCGCCACCGCGCCCCGCAGCAGTGCCGGCGCGAGGGTGACCCGGGTGAATCCGGTGCGCACCGCCGTCATCCGGTCCCGGATCGCGGTGATCATCGCAGCACCGCCTTCGGCGCCGACGCCAGTCGGGCCACGTCCCGCAGCACCTGGTCGAGGCTTCCA includes:
- a CDS encoding NAD(P)/FAD-dependent oxidoreductase; this encodes MNRQRILVVGAGHVGLYAALRLSRKMRRGEVEVIVVDPQPHMTYQPFLPEAAAGNISPRHSVVPLRRELRRCHVIAGAVTRIEHARKVAEVQPIVGPPREISYDHVIVAPGSVSRTLPIPGLREHGIGFKTIGEAIYLRNHVLERLDVAAATADEQVRRTALTFVFVGGGYAGIEALAEMEDMARDALRYYPELKPADMRWVLVEATQRVLPEVDRDMGAYTVQQLVKRGMDIRLDTRLESCVDGLVRLSDGDSFPADTIVWTAGVKPSPMLDATDLPRDERRRISCRPTLQVVDGDRTVDGAWSAGDCAAVPDLTGPPGAYCSPSAQHAVRQARTMADNILAVVRGQQPVEYRHKHAGSVASLGLHKGVAQVYGIKMTGLPAWFMHRTYHMSRIPSLNRKVRVIVDWTLALVLKREVVALGQLHDPREEFLGATPKLDQPGAAPARVS